One genomic window of Corynebacterium massiliense DSM 45435 includes the following:
- a CDS encoding PH domain-containing protein: MSSADITEQGYHRVHRATPLLKFWSGIVAFVLAIVMHYDKVVAMLWDFLTTGHGKIALVSAVVAALGFAVACVGIWFVSGVWWRRMGYRVGDQELSFRHGVLSSHVRTARFERTQAVDVVEPFIARLFGLAAVRVETAGGVDSVIVINYLRMSDAEALRDVVLQRVRGADVVGGGEDEPASGSESGLETEPDADLGADALISEIPLNRSVGGVLLHPWVIVLVIGGGLALLSPLGWAAALPFVLGTVPSVFRFLNEAWRFTAHVNEDPASGDRQLVVSYGLTERRRQTIRVDRIHAVAVQRPMLWRFAGWYRVEVSVAGYGSVLRDNSGSTRVLPVGTRDEALALVQLATGLNAEEVEAFADPDGHTNPTYTTPRAAFWATPIDRAQQAVTLVEPTAEHAECAVVHKGRWARRMSVVATPHIQELTYTRGPLNRMMGVSDLRFNLVPGPVSMNAQQLRAADATELLHHLRGRQLPRVQERCSH, from the coding sequence GTGAGTAGCGCCGACATCACGGAGCAGGGGTATCACCGGGTTCATCGCGCGACGCCCCTGTTGAAATTCTGGTCCGGCATCGTGGCGTTCGTGCTTGCCATCGTCATGCATTACGACAAGGTGGTGGCCATGCTGTGGGATTTTCTCACAACTGGCCACGGCAAGATTGCACTGGTAAGCGCGGTTGTGGCGGCGCTCGGTTTCGCTGTGGCCTGCGTCGGCATCTGGTTCGTTTCCGGTGTGTGGTGGCGGCGTATGGGCTATCGCGTGGGGGATCAGGAACTGTCGTTTCGCCACGGCGTCTTGTCCTCCCACGTGCGGACGGCGCGCTTTGAGCGCACCCAGGCGGTTGACGTGGTGGAGCCGTTCATCGCCCGCCTCTTCGGGCTGGCCGCTGTGCGGGTGGAGACTGCCGGCGGCGTCGATTCGGTCATCGTGATCAACTACCTACGCATGTCCGACGCTGAAGCACTGCGTGACGTCGTCTTGCAGCGCGTGCGCGGCGCCGACGTCGTAGGCGGTGGGGAAGACGAACCCGCGTCGGGGTCAGAATCGGGACTCGAGACGGAGCCGGATGCGGATCTAGGGGCAGATGCGCTGATTTCGGAGATACCGCTCAATCGTTCCGTGGGTGGGGTGCTGCTGCACCCCTGGGTCATTGTGCTGGTTATCGGCGGGGGACTCGCACTGCTCAGCCCGCTGGGATGGGCGGCGGCGTTGCCCTTTGTGTTGGGAACTGTGCCCTCCGTTTTCCGGTTCCTTAACGAGGCGTGGCGGTTCACCGCGCACGTGAATGAGGATCCGGCAAGCGGGGACAGGCAGTTAGTGGTGTCCTACGGGCTGACTGAACGCCGCCGGCAGACCATCCGCGTCGACCGCATCCACGCGGTCGCGGTCCAGCGGCCGATGTTGTGGCGCTTCGCCGGGTGGTACCGGGTGGAGGTGTCCGTCGCCGGCTACGGCAGTGTGCTGAGGGACAATTCGGGGTCGACTCGGGTCTTGCCCGTCGGGACGCGCGACGAGGCACTCGCGCTGGTGCAGCTGGCCACGGGCCTTAACGCGGAGGAAGTAGAAGCATTTGCTGACCCGGACGGTCATACCAACCCCACCTACACCACGCCCCGGGCGGCGTTCTGGGCCACGCCCATCGACAGGGCACAGCAGGCGGTCACACTCGTTGAACCCACCGCAGAGCACGCGGAGTGCGCGGTGGTGCATAAAGGACGGTGGGCCCGCCGGATGTCCGTAGTGGCTACGCCGCACATCCAGGAGCTGACCTATACGCGTGGCCCGCTGAACCGGATGATGGGGGTAAGCGACCTGCGGTTTAATCTCGTTCCCGGGCCTGTGTCCATGAACGCGCAGCAGCTACGCGCCGCGGACGCCACCGAGCTTTTGCACCACCTGCGCGGGAGGCAGCTGCCGCGTGTGCAGGAACGCTGTTCGCATTGA
- the feoB gene encoding ferrous iron transport protein B encodes MPSTSALCAPSRCNAAVSVASPSCHSDPGGAVAPAGSPIIALVGAPNSGKSTLFNALTGARAQTGNWPGTTVEISRGAWKLGAPCPVEPPVTADVIDFPGAYSLDPLSPDEALTRAMLIDCPDAEKPDAVIVVVDATAVARGLNVAFQLAEHPNRLMIALTKLDVAAAQGTHVDAAALETATGIPVFPVDGRRRTGLDSLRDQTRARLGEGPETLRDDASIDTRFADLDAAAKAAVRTTDHTTPLSHRLDAVALHPVAGPLLFLAVMWVVFHITTTVAAPLQDGLEAWVTGPLSDAARAALSAIGLGNRLVTGLLVDGLIGGVGMVLTFAPLMALMFLCLAVLEDSGYMARAAVVTDRVMRAIGLPGKAFIPIVVGFGCNVPAISATRVLGNPHHRIMTSLLIPFTSCSARLVVFVMLATTFFPAHAGSVVFAMYVISIALLVLVGLALRRTLWRAVPEEALVIDLPSYQLPTVRLAVSVMWTRLKGFLRTAGGIIVSTVVVVWLLMAIPVGAPLDSGQPAPEDSAYGAVARTISPAFAPAGFDSWSLTGPLVTGFVAKEALISTWSQTYAVEDVTDASPEEQAQSDLSDHVRADFAGASGGHPLAAVWAYMLFLLAYTPCVATIAAQRRELGWRWTLFGFGIQLVTAWVLAVGAFQILRLFV; translated from the coding sequence ATGCCATCGACAAGCGCACTCTGCGCGCCATCGAGGTGTAACGCCGCCGTGTCTGTTGCCTCCCCTAGCTGCCACAGCGATCCCGGCGGCGCCGTCGCCCCTGCTGGCTCCCCCATCATCGCCCTTGTCGGCGCCCCGAATTCCGGAAAGTCCACCCTGTTCAACGCCCTGACCGGCGCTCGCGCGCAGACCGGCAACTGGCCGGGCACCACCGTGGAAATCAGCCGCGGCGCGTGGAAACTCGGCGCGCCGTGCCCGGTCGAACCGCCGGTCACGGCCGACGTCATCGACTTCCCCGGCGCGTACTCACTCGACCCCTTGAGCCCCGATGAGGCGTTGACCCGCGCGATGCTCATCGACTGCCCGGATGCCGAAAAGCCGGACGCCGTCATCGTGGTGGTGGACGCCACCGCTGTCGCCCGGGGCCTTAACGTGGCCTTCCAGCTGGCCGAGCACCCCAACCGCTTGATGATCGCGCTGACCAAACTCGACGTCGCCGCGGCACAAGGCACCCACGTGGACGCCGCCGCATTAGAGACCGCCACCGGCATCCCCGTCTTCCCCGTCGACGGCCGCCGCCGCACGGGCCTGGACAGCTTGCGCGATCAGACGCGTGCGCGTCTGGGCGAGGGGCCGGAAACGCTGCGGGACGATGCGTCCATCGACACCCGCTTTGCGGATCTCGATGCCGCCGCCAAAGCCGCCGTCCGTACCACTGACCACACCACCCCGCTGTCGCACCGCCTCGACGCCGTGGCGCTGCACCCGGTCGCCGGCCCGCTATTGTTCCTCGCGGTCATGTGGGTGGTCTTCCACATCACCACCACGGTCGCCGCCCCGCTCCAAGACGGGCTCGAGGCGTGGGTGACCGGCCCGCTCAGCGACGCCGCCCGCGCCGCGCTCAGCGCCATCGGCCTGGGCAACAGGCTGGTCACCGGTCTACTCGTCGATGGTCTCATTGGTGGCGTGGGCATGGTGCTCACCTTCGCCCCGCTCATGGCGCTGATGTTTCTGTGCCTGGCCGTGTTGGAAGATTCCGGGTACATGGCCCGCGCGGCGGTGGTCACCGACCGCGTCATGCGCGCCATCGGCCTGCCGGGCAAGGCGTTCATCCCCATCGTCGTCGGCTTCGGCTGCAACGTGCCGGCCATCTCCGCCACGCGCGTGCTGGGCAACCCACACCACCGCATCATGACGTCCCTGCTCATCCCGTTTACGTCGTGTTCGGCACGCTTGGTGGTCTTCGTCATGCTGGCCACCACGTTCTTCCCCGCGCACGCCGGGTCCGTGGTCTTTGCCATGTACGTCATTTCTATTGCGCTGCTCGTTCTCGTGGGACTGGCGCTGCGCCGCACGCTGTGGCGGGCGGTGCCGGAAGAAGCACTGGTCATCGATCTGCCCTCCTACCAGCTGCCCACGGTGCGCTTGGCCGTGTCCGTGATGTGGACCCGGCTCAAAGGGTTCCTGCGCACCGCCGGCGGCATCATCGTCAGCACCGTCGTAGTGGTCTGGCTGCTGATGGCCATTCCGGTTGGCGCGCCGCTGGACTCGGGGCAGCCGGCCCCTGAGGACTCCGCGTACGGTGCGGTAGCGCGCACCATTTCGCCCGCCTTCGCCCCGGCCGGCTTCGACTCGTGGTCACTCACCGGCCCGCTGGTCACCGGGTTCGTGGCCAAGGAGGCGCTTATCTCTACCTGGTCACAGACTTACGCGGTCGAAGACGTCACTGACGCCTCGCCGGAAGAGCAGGCCCAAAGCGACTTAAGCGATCACGTCCGCGCGGATTTCGCGGGCGCGTCCGGCGGCCACCCGCTCGCTGCCGTGTGGGCCTACATGCTCTTCCTGCTGGCTTATACCCCGTGCGTGGCCACGATTGCCGCCCAACGCCGCGAGTTGGGCTGGCGGTGGACGCTGTTCGGGTTCGGCATCCAGCTCGTCACCGCCTGGGTGCTCGCCGTGGGCGCCTTCCAAATCCTCCGACTGTTTGTGTAA
- a CDS encoding FeoA family protein: MTTTHPLPTADTLPEGATVTLGEKCISGQCDSALAVRLGELGIRPGASVTMGRRVAGGARLVTVGTCRYAIDKRTLRAIEV; the protein is encoded by the coding sequence ATGACTACCACCCACCCGTTGCCCACGGCCGATACTCTGCCCGAGGGCGCCACCGTCACCTTGGGTGAAAAGTGCATTTCCGGCCAGTGCGATTCCGCCCTCGCGGTCCGGCTCGGCGAGCTGGGCATCCGGCCCGGGGCTAGCGTCACCATGGGCCGCCGCGTCGCCGGCGGTGCCCGTCTCGTCACCGTGGGGACGTGCCGCTATGCCATCGACAAGCGCACTCTGCGCGCCATCGAGGTGTAA
- a CDS encoding tRNA (cytidine(34)-2'-O)-methyltransferase, with product MSRLHLVFDNPVIPNNTGNAIRTAAVTGAKLHLIEPLGFNFEDKHLKRAGLDYHDLADMDIHANFDACMDALPGARVFAFTTQATRWFTDVDYQPGDVLLFGTEPTGLPEEHRNHPRVTDQVRIPMLPARRSMNLSNSAAIAVYEAWRQLGFNGAV from the coding sequence ATGAGCCGCTTGCACCTCGTCTTCGATAATCCGGTCATCCCGAACAACACCGGAAACGCCATCCGCACCGCGGCGGTCACCGGCGCGAAGCTCCACCTCATCGAGCCGCTGGGCTTCAACTTCGAAGACAAGCACCTCAAGCGCGCAGGCCTGGACTATCACGACCTAGCTGACATGGACATCCACGCCAACTTCGACGCCTGCATGGACGCGCTGCCCGGTGCGCGCGTCTTCGCGTTTACCACCCAGGCCACCCGCTGGTTCACGGACGTGGACTACCAGCCGGGCGATGTGCTCCTCTTCGGCACCGAGCCAACCGGCCTGCCGGAAGAACACCGCAACCACCCGCGCGTGACCGACCAGGTGCGGATCCCCATGCTTCCGGCGCGCCGCTCGATGAACCTGTCCAACTCGGCCGCCATCGCCGTCTACGAGGCATGGCGGCAGCTGGGTTTCAACGGGGCGGTCTAG
- a CDS encoding bifunctional methylenetetrahydrofolate dehydrogenase/methenyltetrahydrofolate cyclohydrolase, translating into MSATKLDGKLYRDEIFADLKKRVDALKEKGVTPGLATVLVGEDPGSQSYVKMKHKDCEKLGIESIRKDLPEDISQEELENVIAELNDDPACTGYIVQLPLPKHLDENRVLELIDPKKDVDGLHPVNLGKLVLNEEAPLPCTPNGCISLLRRFGVELDGAKAVVIGRGVTVGRPIGLMLTRRSENATVTLCHTGTKDLAAETRAADIIIAAAGKPHMLTADMVKEGAAILDVGVSRVDGKLAGDVADDVWDKAGFVSPNPGGVGPLTRAFLVKNVVENAERQAEER; encoded by the coding sequence ATGAGCGCAACCAAACTGGACGGCAAACTCTACCGCGACGAGATTTTTGCAGACCTGAAAAAGCGCGTTGACGCGCTCAAAGAAAAGGGGGTGACCCCGGGTCTTGCCACCGTGTTGGTGGGCGAGGATCCCGGCTCTCAGTCCTACGTGAAGATGAAGCACAAGGACTGCGAGAAGCTCGGCATCGAGTCCATCCGCAAGGATCTGCCGGAAGATATCAGCCAGGAGGAGCTGGAAAACGTCATCGCGGAGCTGAACGATGACCCCGCCTGCACCGGCTACATCGTGCAGCTGCCGCTGCCGAAACACCTGGATGAAAACCGCGTGCTGGAGCTTATCGATCCGAAAAAGGACGTCGACGGCCTGCACCCGGTCAACCTGGGCAAGCTGGTCCTCAACGAGGAGGCGCCGCTGCCGTGCACGCCGAACGGCTGCATCTCGCTGCTGCGCCGCTTCGGTGTGGAGCTTGACGGGGCGAAGGCTGTGGTCATCGGCCGCGGGGTGACCGTCGGCCGCCCGATTGGGCTCATGCTCACCCGCCGCAGCGAGAACGCCACGGTCACGCTGTGCCACACCGGCACCAAGGATCTCGCGGCCGAGACCCGCGCGGCCGACATCATCATCGCCGCGGCCGGCAAGCCGCACATGCTCACCGCCGACATGGTCAAGGAGGGTGCGGCGATTCTCGATGTTGGCGTCTCCCGCGTCGATGGAAAGCTCGCCGGCGACGTTGCCGATGACGTGTGGGACAAGGCTGGGTTTGTCTCCCCGAACCCGGGTGGCGTGGGTCCGCTGACCCGCGCGTTCTTGGTCAAGAACGTCGTAGAAAACGCCGAGCGGCAGGCGGAAGAGCGCTAG
- a CDS encoding DUF3017 domain-containing protein, with amino-acid sequence MAGTGRHAKRQPLNLDNPHDRALPPSRLPDAVQWICVGAFVVLVVASGLFSFLEHWRRATFALGVGMLWLAICRLVCDSRVMGVLAVRSRRFDMAFSLITGAALVWLAVSVDALGS; translated from the coding sequence ATGGCCGGAACCGGACGACACGCGAAGCGGCAGCCGCTGAACCTGGACAACCCGCATGACCGGGCGCTGCCGCCTTCCCGCTTGCCGGACGCAGTGCAATGGATCTGCGTCGGCGCTTTTGTCGTGCTCGTCGTCGCGTCCGGTCTCTTTTCTTTCCTCGAGCACTGGCGCCGTGCCACCTTCGCCCTGGGCGTGGGCATGCTGTGGCTGGCTATCTGCCGCCTGGTGTGTGACTCCCGCGTCATGGGTGTTCTCGCGGTCCGCTCCCGGCGCTTCGACATGGCCTTTTCTCTGATCACGGGCGCTGCGCTGGTGTGGCTCGCGGTCTCCGTCGACGCGCTCGGGTCCTAG
- the metX gene encoding homoserine O-acetyltransferase MetX: MTPPARTTNPRQDTSHDAPTDLLAAEGQLAHVDLGRFRTEAGAFIPGAQLAYQRWGKFRGDPAGKNNVLLVEHALTGDSNAADWWGGLVGPGKALDTNEWCVICFNALGGCSGSTGPSSPHPDDGRAWGSRFPAVNIRDHAAAERSALEELGIHHVHAVIGGSMGGARALEWTLLYPDFVTAACVIAVSARASGWQIGIQSAQISSVTNDPAWHDGDYYASGDVPLAGLAAARRLAHLTYRGELEIDERFGARAQQGENPLGPHRDPQQRFAVNSYLEHQGAKLAQRFDAGSYVTLTEALNRHDIGRGRGGLNKALAASRVPTMVVGVDTDILYPYHQQEHLSRNVGELLAMAKVVSPVGHDAFLTEDRQMDRILRNFLSLSEQTPSATERAVTGGIYAI, translated from the coding sequence ATGACACCTCCCGCGCGCACCACAAATCCCCGGCAGGACACCAGCCATGATGCGCCAACGGATCTGCTGGCTGCCGAGGGGCAACTTGCCCACGTCGACCTCGGCCGGTTCCGGACGGAGGCGGGCGCTTTCATCCCTGGTGCGCAACTGGCGTACCAGCGGTGGGGCAAGTTCCGCGGCGACCCGGCGGGCAAGAACAACGTGCTGTTGGTCGAGCATGCCTTAACGGGTGACTCGAACGCCGCCGACTGGTGGGGCGGGCTCGTCGGCCCCGGCAAGGCTCTCGATACCAACGAGTGGTGCGTCATCTGTTTCAACGCGCTGGGCGGCTGTTCCGGTTCCACGGGCCCGTCTTCCCCGCACCCCGACGACGGCCGCGCGTGGGGCTCGCGGTTTCCTGCGGTCAACATCCGCGATCACGCCGCGGCTGAGCGCAGCGCGTTGGAAGAACTGGGCATCCACCACGTGCACGCGGTGATCGGCGGTTCCATGGGCGGGGCGCGCGCCTTGGAGTGGACGCTGCTCTACCCCGATTTTGTTACCGCCGCGTGTGTCATCGCTGTTTCCGCCCGGGCGTCCGGCTGGCAGATCGGCATCCAGTCGGCGCAGATCTCGTCGGTGACCAACGACCCGGCCTGGCACGACGGCGACTACTACGCGTCTGGCGATGTGCCGCTGGCAGGGCTCGCCGCGGCCCGGCGGCTGGCGCACCTGACCTACCGCGGCGAGTTAGAGATCGACGAGCGCTTCGGCGCGCGGGCCCAGCAGGGCGAAAACCCTTTGGGTCCACACCGTGATCCGCAGCAGCGCTTCGCCGTGAACTCCTACTTGGAGCACCAGGGCGCAAAACTCGCGCAGCGTTTCGATGCCGGCAGCTACGTCACGCTGACCGAGGCACTCAACCGGCACGACATCGGCCGGGGCCGCGGCGGGCTGAACAAGGCGCTGGCCGCGTCCCGGGTGCCCACCATGGTCGTCGGCGTGGACACCGACATCCTTTACCCCTACCACCAGCAGGAACACCTCTCCCGCAACGTGGGCGAGCTCTTGGCGATGGCCAAGGTGGTCTCCCCCGTCGGCCACGACGCGTTCCTCACCGAGGACCGGCAGATGGATCGCATCCTGCGAAACTTCCTGTCGCTGTCGGAGCAGACACCCTCCGCGACGGAGCGCGCCGTCACCGGCGGCATTTACGCCATCTAG